The following are from one region of the Streptomyces changanensis genome:
- a CDS encoding acyltransferase family protein produces the protein MVQLSRPVRPPAPRRRPRLAALDGLRLVAALMVVLYHYVGLGHGWRIDSGVLFPHVFPFAAYGWLGVQLFFLISGFVICMSCWGRSLGDFFTSRVVRLYPAYWFCVLATTAVLVLVPGGYTRLAWADVVTNLTMVQAFLGVEPVDPVYWTLFAELRFYLLFAIVAWGGLTYRRVLLFCCLWGSAALAFNRFGWGSFGQFLMPEHCWYFIAGMAFYLMYRFRPTVVLWGVVAVSFAAAVPSARLTWRASIRNMEQWVPFWPVMAVLTVSFLMMALVATGRTGWITWRWLPVAGSLTYPLYLLHQYIGWEVVTYVENTYQVDPTVLLGGLIGAMMTAAYLVHRIVEEPLGRWLKPRVRAGIKDAAGRAEQVGARGNPGVPGARAAQAPVAASAVVPGAAAPGRRREPVVVGASVGSLGDGAGRTAGSGHHTTP, from the coding sequence GTGGTACAGCTTTCCCGTCCGGTTCGGCCGCCCGCCCCCCGGCGCCGTCCACGGCTGGCGGCGCTCGACGGTCTGCGGCTCGTCGCCGCGTTGATGGTGGTGCTCTACCACTACGTGGGCCTCGGCCACGGGTGGCGGATCGACAGTGGGGTGCTGTTCCCGCACGTCTTTCCGTTCGCGGCCTACGGGTGGCTGGGGGTGCAGCTGTTCTTCCTCATCAGCGGGTTCGTCATCTGCATGAGCTGCTGGGGCCGTTCGCTGGGGGACTTCTTCACGTCGCGGGTCGTGCGGCTGTACCCGGCGTACTGGTTCTGCGTCCTGGCCACCACGGCCGTCCTGGTGCTCGTGCCGGGCGGGTACACCCGGCTCGCGTGGGCCGACGTGGTGACGAACCTGACCATGGTGCAGGCGTTCCTCGGGGTGGAGCCGGTGGACCCGGTCTACTGGACCCTCTTCGCCGAGCTGCGGTTCTACCTGCTGTTCGCGATCGTGGCGTGGGGCGGCCTGACGTACCGGCGCGTGCTGCTGTTCTGCTGCCTGTGGGGATCGGCCGCGCTCGCGTTCAACCGGTTCGGGTGGGGCTCGTTCGGCCAGTTCCTCATGCCCGAGCACTGCTGGTACTTCATCGCCGGCATGGCGTTCTACCTCATGTACCGCTTCCGGCCCACGGTCGTCCTCTGGGGCGTCGTCGCGGTGTCGTTCGCGGCCGCGGTGCCGAGCGCGCGGCTGACGTGGCGGGCGTCGATCAGGAACATGGAACAGTGGGTCCCCTTCTGGCCGGTCATGGCCGTGCTGACGGTGTCGTTCCTGATGATGGCCCTGGTGGCGACCGGGAGGACCGGCTGGATCACGTGGCGGTGGCTGCCGGTCGCCGGATCGCTCACCTACCCGCTGTACCTGCTGCACCAGTACATCGGGTGGGAGGTCGTCACGTACGTCGAGAACACCTACCAGGTCGACCCGACCGTCCTGCTCGGTGGGCTGATCGGCGCCATGATGACGGCGGCCTACCTGGTCCACCGGATCGTCGAGGAGCCCCTCGGCCGGTGGCTGAAGCCGCGGGTCCGGGCCGGCATCAAGGACGCGGCGGGGCGTGCCGAGCAGGTCGGCGCACGCGGGAATCCGGGCGTCCCCGGGGCGCGGGCGGCGCAGGCCCCGGTGGCGGCGTCCGCGGTCGTTCCCGGTGCCGCGGCGCCGGGCCGGCGCCGGGAGCCGGTCGTGGTCGGAGCCTCGGTCGGCTCCCTTGGGGACGGCGCGGGCCGCACGGCGGGCTCCGGTCACCACACGACACCCTGA
- a CDS encoding alpha/beta hydrolase family protein, whose product MRPPTWPSRRALRTLTWILVAVLAVAAGPTGVVLWQHSYAMDERRVSIRHGGHTLHGVLATPRDGRTRHGLVVYLHGDGPVDATHDGGYRPLWEANARAGYASLSWDKPGVDGAPGNWLHQSMDDRADEAAAAIAWARARPDVDGDRIGLWGASQAGWVLPKVAARTPVSFVVAVSPAVNWLRQGRYHLLAELRAEGAPPARVEAEVARSDAVRRLLRRRATFEEYAAAVHGDTRGMTADRWRFVSRNHTADATRDLDALRGVPVLLTLAGHDVNVDTADTERVYRRILDPGGALTVEHYPDATHALVRHSVERSELRTVLTALFRPRALFADRFLEDQRRFLQGRHGEGAAVHESRAGRRAWTHGWSPGSASGR is encoded by the coding sequence ATGCGCCCCCCGACCTGGCCCTCACGGCGCGCGCTCCGCACCCTCACGTGGATACTCGTCGCGGTCCTGGCCGTGGCCGCCGGGCCGACCGGTGTGGTGCTGTGGCAGCACTCCTACGCCATGGACGAGCGGCGGGTCTCGATCCGCCACGGCGGCCACACCCTCCACGGCGTACTGGCCACCCCCAGGGACGGCCGCACCCGCCACGGCCTCGTCGTGTACCTCCACGGCGACGGCCCCGTCGACGCCACCCACGACGGCGGGTACCGACCCCTGTGGGAGGCGAACGCGCGAGCCGGGTACGCCTCCCTCTCCTGGGACAAGCCCGGCGTCGACGGCGCACCCGGCAACTGGCTCCACCAGTCCATGGACGACCGCGCCGACGAGGCCGCCGCCGCCATCGCCTGGGCACGCGCCCGCCCGGACGTCGACGGCGACCGGATCGGGCTCTGGGGCGCGAGCCAGGCGGGCTGGGTCCTGCCGAAGGTGGCCGCCAGGACACCCGTGAGCTTCGTCGTCGCCGTCTCACCCGCGGTCAACTGGCTGCGCCAGGGTCGCTACCACCTGCTCGCCGAGCTGCGCGCCGAGGGCGCGCCCCCCGCCCGCGTCGAGGCCGAGGTCGCCAGGAGCGACGCCGTCCGCCGCCTGCTGCGACGCCGCGCGACCTTCGAGGAGTACGCCGCGGCCGTGCACGGCGACACACGCGGCATGACCGCCGACCGCTGGCGCTTCGTCTCCCGGAACCACACCGCGGACGCCACCCGGGACCTCGACGCGCTGCGTGGCGTACCGGTGCTCCTCACCCTGGCGGGCCACGACGTCAACGTCGACACCGCCGACACGGAACGCGTCTACCGCCGGATACTGGACCCGGGTGGCGCGCTGACCGTCGAGCACTACCCGGACGCGACCCACGCCCTGGTCAGGCACTCCGTCGAACGGTCGGAGCTCCGGACGGTGCTCACCGCGCTCTTCCGCCCGCGCGCGCTCTTCGCCGACCGGTTCCTGGAGGACCAACGGCGGTTCCTGCAGGGGCGTCACGGGGAAGGCGCCGCCGTCCACGAGTCCCGGGCGGGGCGTCGGGCGTGGACGCACGGGTGGAGCCCCGGCTCCGCGTCAGGGCGGTAG
- a CDS encoding GNAT family N-acetyltransferase, with protein sequence MGGDATEAGTDPGPVTVRRGVPAGAERRAADLYWEAFGRKLGPALDPPEKAVPFLAAHLNADRAVCALVDGRLVGLAGYGLDGRSLTGGSASDVLRAYGHLRGLHRLALLALFERRPAPGQLVMDGIAVDAGVRGRGIGGLLLEEVAAVAAESGCREVRLDVIDTNPRARALYERRGFRAVRTERTPYLRGLLGFGAVTTMRRAVAVREEGAL encoded by the coding sequence ATGGGTGGGGACGCGACGGAGGCGGGCACCGACCCGGGACCGGTGACGGTCCGGCGGGGCGTTCCGGCGGGGGCGGAGCGTCGGGCGGCCGACCTCTACTGGGAGGCCTTCGGCCGCAAGCTCGGCCCCGCCCTCGACCCGCCGGAGAAGGCGGTGCCCTTTCTCGCCGCGCACCTGAACGCCGACCGCGCGGTCTGCGCCCTCGTCGACGGGCGGCTCGTCGGCCTCGCCGGCTACGGGCTCGACGGCCGGTCCCTCACCGGAGGATCGGCCTCCGACGTGTTGCGCGCGTACGGGCACCTCCGGGGACTGCACCGCCTCGCCCTGCTCGCGCTCTTCGAACGCCGCCCCGCACCCGGGCAGCTCGTCATGGACGGCATCGCCGTCGACGCCGGCGTGCGCGGCCGCGGGATCGGGGGACTGCTCCTGGAGGAGGTGGCGGCCGTCGCGGCGGAGTCCGGCTGCCGGGAGGTCAGACTGGACGTCATCGACACGAACCCGCGCGCCCGGGCCCTGTACGAGCGGCGTGGCTTCCGGGCCGTGCGGACCGAACGGACGCCCTACCTGCGCGGGCTGCTGGGGTTCGGCGCGGTGACCACCATGCGCCGCGCCGTCGCGGTGCGAGAGGAGGGAGCGCTGTGA
- a CDS encoding PaaX family transcriptional regulator C-terminal domain-containing protein: MLVHALVREDGTVAADELYTVAATLGMSDQQVRLCVKRLVAEGRFTHEGRGRRATLHAAEETTRALAPRADFVRHAFRQDAGLAPWDGVWHLAAFAVPESARAARDGLREALVHLGGAPLQGGLYVSANAWEPYVEEAAHRLGAHDALTLLTTADLRRGDTRDPAALARSLWPLEEVADRYHRLDRVARARLDRLTGTAELTPPALLTIAVELAAELTRAMEPDPLLPPKLLPRPWPGARAREVVARCWAALHRRDHDGARPALFRLYADITREAAARTTG; this comes from the coding sequence ATGCTCGTCCACGCGCTGGTACGCGAGGACGGCACCGTCGCCGCGGACGAGCTGTACACCGTCGCCGCCACCCTCGGCATGAGCGACCAGCAGGTGCGGCTGTGCGTCAAACGCCTCGTCGCCGAGGGGCGGTTCACCCATGAGGGCCGGGGCCGCCGGGCGACGCTGCACGCGGCCGAGGAGACCACGCGCGCCCTCGCCCCCCGCGCGGACTTCGTCCGGCACGCGTTCCGGCAGGACGCCGGGCTCGCGCCCTGGGACGGGGTGTGGCACCTGGCCGCCTTCGCGGTCCCGGAGTCGGCGCGCGCCGCACGGGACGGCCTGCGGGAGGCGCTCGTCCACCTGGGCGGAGCCCCGCTCCAGGGCGGGCTGTACGTCAGCGCCAACGCCTGGGAGCCGTACGTCGAGGAGGCCGCCCACCGACTGGGCGCCCACGACGCGCTCACCCTCCTCACCACGGCGGACCTGCGCAGGGGCGACACGCGGGACCCCGCCGCGCTCGCGCGGAGCCTGTGGCCCCTGGAGGAGGTCGCCGACCGCTACCACCGCCTCGACCGCGTCGCCCGGGCCCGCCTCGACCGGCTCACCGGCACCGCCGAGCTCACGCCGCCCGCGCTCCTGACCATCGCGGTCGAGCTGGCCGCCGAGCTCACCCGGGCCATGGAACCCGACCCGCTGCTCCCGCCCAAGCTCCTTCCGCGACCGTGGCCCGGCGCCCGCGCCCGTGAGGTCGTCGCCCGGTGCTGGGCGGCCCTGCACCGGCGCGACCACGACGGGGCCCGCCCGGCCCTCTTCCGCCTCTACGCCGACATCACCCGGGAAGCCGCGGCGCGGACCACGGGCTGA
- a CDS encoding AraC family transcriptional regulator, translating into MLERLNEVMDHIEGRLDQSIDVAGLARVAATSEYHLRRMFSALAGMPLSEYVRRRRLTVAGAEVLAGRGSLLEIAVRYGYGSGEAFARAFRAVHGVGPGEARRTGAALVSQSRLTFRLTVEGSGSMRYRVVDRPAFTVVGLKARVPLVHAGPNQAIIDFVRGLAPRTLKRLEELSDQEPRGLVAVCDDLDPSRAEGTELDYHHGVVTSAAAPAGTTSLAVPAGTWAVFGTSGPAPGAIQELWRDVFTEWFPSNPYRSRPGPEILRTRLSPDGAEADAELWLPVEREQG; encoded by the coding sequence GTGCTGGAGCGGCTCAACGAGGTCATGGACCACATCGAGGGCCGTCTCGACCAGTCGATCGACGTGGCCGGCCTGGCGCGCGTCGCGGCCACGTCGGAGTACCACCTGCGCCGGATGTTCTCCGCGCTCGCGGGCATGCCGCTGTCGGAGTACGTCCGACGCCGGCGGCTGACCGTCGCGGGCGCCGAAGTGCTGGCGGGGCGCGGGTCGCTGCTGGAGATCGCGGTGCGGTACGGCTACGGCTCGGGTGAGGCCTTCGCGCGGGCCTTCCGCGCCGTGCACGGCGTGGGGCCCGGCGAGGCCCGGCGCACCGGTGCGGCGCTCGTCTCCCAGTCCCGGTTGACCTTTCGCCTCACCGTCGAGGGGAGCGGCAGCATGCGTTACCGGGTGGTGGACCGGCCGGCGTTCACCGTCGTCGGCCTGAAGGCCCGGGTGCCACTGGTACACGCGGGGCCCAACCAGGCGATCATCGACTTCGTGCGCGGACTCGCGCCGCGCACCCTGAAGCGTCTGGAGGAGCTGTCCGACCAGGAGCCCCGGGGCCTCGTCGCGGTCTGTGACGACCTGGACCCGAGCCGCGCCGAGGGCACCGAGCTCGACTACCACCACGGGGTCGTCACGTCCGCGGCCGCTCCGGCGGGTACGACGTCCCTGGCCGTCCCCGCCGGCACCTGGGCGGTGTTCGGCACGTCCGGTCCGGCACCGGGCGCCATCCAGGAACTGTGGCGGGACGTGTTCACGGAGTGGTTTCCCTCGAACCCGTACCGCAGCCGCCCCGGGCCGGAGATCCTGCGCACCCGGCTGTCGCCGGACGGGGCGGAGGCTGACGCCGAGCTGTGGCTGCCCGTGGAGCGGGAACAGGGGTGA
- a CDS encoding helix-turn-helix domain-containing protein: MAELSHVLQAAMRRRHLSVQGLADRTGIRTPRIRVFVQDGAEGPVHPTEQELRELADALDLPLTELLPGTLAGAPTG, from the coding sequence ATGGCCGAACTGTCGCACGTCCTCCAAGCAGCGATGCGCCGCCGGCACCTCAGTGTGCAAGGGCTCGCGGACCGCACCGGTATCCGGACCCCGCGCATCAGGGTCTTCGTCCAGGACGGGGCCGAAGGGCCCGTCCACCCCACGGAGCAGGAGTTGCGCGAACTCGCCGACGCCCTCGACCTGCCTCTCACGGAGCTCCTCCCCGGCACCCTCGCCGGCGCCCCCACCGGCTGA
- a CDS encoding HGxxPAAW family protein, with amino-acid sequence MSAHGDVDLGHTVAGWTGTAIGLAGLCVTGLAVVAVSLPLALIGAGALTGAVLVTWALHLAGWGKPSGPRPPEEWPWRVRDRGARHGHRDCLGCRLAGRRPAEDPVPARAARPRPAPATAATR; translated from the coding sequence ATGAGCGCACACGGGGACGTCGACCTGGGCCACACCGTGGCGGGCTGGACCGGTACGGCGATCGGCCTCGCCGGCCTGTGCGTCACCGGCCTCGCCGTGGTCGCCGTGTCGCTCCCGCTCGCCCTCATCGGCGCCGGTGCCCTGACCGGGGCGGTCCTCGTCACGTGGGCGCTGCACCTCGCCGGCTGGGGGAAGCCGAGCGGTCCCCGTCCGCCGGAGGAGTGGCCCTGGCGCGTGCGGGACCGGGGGGCGCGGCACGGGCACCGCGACTGCCTCGGCTGCCGCCTGGCGGGCCGGCGCCCCGCGGAGGACCCCGTCCCCGCGCGTGCCGCCCGGCCCCGGCCCGCGCCGGCCACCGCCGCCACCCGGTGA
- a CDS encoding MarR family transcriptional regulator, producing the protein MDGKRRSPATAAQAHAQMDRLVASGIVAQHDIAQRLGLNVTDLTCLGFVLEAEGAGEPISAGDLAQRANLTTGAITGVINRLERAGYAHRRNDPGDRRRVRVVADATAAARVYEVYEGNHRRIAQLFAEYTPEELAVLSDWLTRATDILRASLREVRDGGAG; encoded by the coding sequence GTGGATGGCAAACGGCGCTCCCCCGCCACGGCGGCACAGGCTCACGCCCAGATGGATCGCCTCGTCGCGTCCGGCATCGTGGCCCAGCACGACATCGCCCAACGGCTGGGGCTGAACGTCACCGACCTCACCTGCCTCGGCTTCGTCCTCGAGGCGGAGGGAGCGGGGGAACCGATCAGCGCCGGCGACCTGGCCCAGCGGGCGAACCTGACGACGGGGGCGATCACCGGCGTCATCAACCGGCTGGAGCGCGCCGGCTACGCCCACCGCCGCAACGACCCCGGCGACCGCAGGCGCGTCCGCGTCGTCGCGGACGCCACCGCGGCGGCACGCGTGTACGAGGTCTACGAGGGCAACCACCGGCGGATCGCGCAGCTGTTCGCCGAGTACACCCCCGAGGAGCTCGCGGTCCTGTCCGACTGGCTCACCCGCGCGACCGACATCCTGCGCGCGTCCCTGCGCGAGGTCCGCGACGGCGGGGCCGGCTGA
- a CDS encoding RNA polymerase sigma-70 factor, translating to MRVNHASKVEEFEELRPLLFSIAYRILGGVGEAEDAVQETWLRYDGAATRPTSTKSFLSATVTRIAIDVLRSARVRREQYVGPWFPEPLLSDPYQDPARSAELADSVSMAALLLLERLSPLERAVFVLREVFGFGYDEVASAVGRSEAACRQLVVRARRHMEDARPRFTADRRERRELASRFLVALKDGDVDGLQDLLAADVRLVGDGGGKAPQLPRTLVGAGRTARLLASAFPAMARAGVTFESREVNGQPGVISRDRDGRVLNTLVLDVVDGRIMTVRCVLNPDKLRHVGPVADAWALSREVKRARRQPR from the coding sequence ATGCGCGTGAACCACGCGAGCAAGGTCGAGGAGTTCGAGGAGCTGCGGCCGCTGCTGTTCTCGATCGCCTACCGGATCCTGGGCGGGGTGGGGGAGGCCGAGGACGCGGTGCAGGAGACGTGGCTGCGTTACGACGGCGCGGCCACCCGGCCCACGTCGACGAAGTCCTTCCTGTCGGCGACGGTGACGCGGATCGCGATCGACGTGCTGCGTTCCGCACGGGTGCGGCGGGAGCAGTACGTGGGCCCCTGGTTCCCCGAGCCGCTGCTGAGCGACCCGTACCAGGACCCGGCGCGGTCGGCGGAACTGGCCGACTCCGTGTCCATGGCGGCGCTCCTCCTGCTGGAACGCCTCAGCCCTCTGGAGCGGGCGGTGTTCGTGCTGCGGGAGGTCTTCGGCTTCGGGTACGACGAGGTCGCCTCGGCGGTGGGGCGGTCGGAGGCGGCGTGCCGACAACTGGTCGTACGGGCGCGGCGGCACATGGAGGACGCGCGGCCCCGGTTCACGGCGGACCGTCGGGAGCGGCGGGAGCTGGCGTCGCGGTTCCTTGTCGCGCTGAAGGACGGGGACGTGGACGGGTTGCAGGACCTGCTCGCCGCCGACGTGCGGCTCGTGGGGGACGGCGGGGGCAAGGCCCCCCAGCTGCCGAGGACCCTCGTCGGCGCCGGGAGGACGGCCCGGCTGCTCGCCTCCGCCTTCCCCGCGATGGCCCGGGCCGGCGTGACGTTCGAGTCGCGCGAGGTCAACGGCCAGCCGGGTGTCATCTCCCGGGACCGGGACGGCAGGGTGCTCAACACGCTGGTGCTCGACGTGGTCGACGGGCGGATCATGACCGTCCGCTGCGTCCTCAACCCGGACAAGCTTCGGCACGTGGGCCCGGTGGCCGACGCCTGGGCCCTCTCCCGCGAGGTGAAGCGGGCCCGCCGGCAGCCGCGCTGA
- a CDS encoding carboxymuconolactone decarboxylase family protein, with protein sequence MDTRLDFFAHRTSGTVLKHFMSAGRVFKEAPLPAATQELVALRVSQINGCAVCIDMHTKDATAAGETPVRLHLVAAWREATVFTEAERAALELAEEGTRVADAVGGVGDAVWERAARHFDEEQLATLVLLISFMNAANRMNVITRQPATGTYESGRAH encoded by the coding sequence ATGGACACGCGACTGGACTTCTTCGCCCACCGGACGTCGGGCACGGTCCTCAAGCACTTCATGTCGGCGGGCAGGGTGTTCAAGGAGGCGCCGCTGCCGGCCGCGACGCAGGAGCTGGTGGCGCTGCGCGTGAGCCAGATCAACGGCTGCGCCGTCTGCATCGACATGCACACCAAGGACGCCACCGCCGCCGGCGAGACGCCGGTGCGGCTGCACCTGGTCGCGGCGTGGCGGGAGGCCACCGTCTTCACCGAGGCCGAACGGGCCGCGCTGGAGCTGGCGGAGGAGGGCACCCGTGTCGCCGACGCGGTCGGCGGGGTCGGCGACGCCGTGTGGGAGCGGGCCGCCCGGCACTTCGACGAGGAGCAGCTCGCCACGCTGGTGCTGCTGATCTCCTTCATGAACGCGGCGAACCGGATGAACGTCATCACCAGGCAGCCGGCCACCGGCACGTACGAGTCCGGCCGGGCCCACTGA
- a CDS encoding aldehyde dehydrogenase family protein encodes MPGSPAVVHLDALGPGGPYRAQAREVVTDVTGRPVAELSMVPRLYVRRGLTALKRARTLPTDERTAALAEAGRLFATATLGGLSVDEYEHAVARVSGLPVALVREATGNTAAGLAGAYGSAGQARPRGSRDTSNGAGTAVWIRRADVLAVVTAGNHPGIHVQWVEALALGYRVAVRPSRREPLTAHRLVTALHAAGFGTDHVVMLPTDHGVADDLVDGADLAMVYGGDDVIAKYRGSTSVLPHGPGRAKILLTADTDVTRHLDTIVDSISRQAGAACVNATAVFVEGDPAPVARAIAERLAALPSLPPEDDRAVLPVRRLDAARTLEKYVRSEAAGARAWLGGDTIVDELGDGSAVLRPAVFQLDRADAPQTRAEMPFPCVWVAPWTRADGVAPLRDTVVLTALTSDPELVGELLDEPTIRSLHVGDHPTHVLVPGLPHDGYLGEFLMRCKTFTPASASTAPVASASSATPGAGR; translated from the coding sequence GTGCCCGGCTCTCCGGCAGTCGTCCACCTCGACGCCCTCGGCCCCGGCGGGCCCTACCGGGCGCAGGCGCGGGAGGTCGTCACCGACGTCACCGGCCGACCGGTCGCCGAGCTGAGCATGGTGCCGCGGCTGTACGTGCGGCGCGGCCTGACCGCCCTGAAGCGGGCCCGCACGCTCCCCACCGACGAGCGGACGGCGGCGCTGGCCGAGGCCGGCCGGCTGTTCGCCACCGCCACCCTCGGCGGCCTGAGCGTCGACGAGTACGAGCACGCCGTCGCCCGCGTGAGCGGCCTGCCCGTCGCGCTGGTGCGGGAAGCCACCGGGAACACCGCCGCGGGCCTGGCCGGCGCGTACGGCTCCGCCGGCCAGGCCCGACCGCGCGGCAGCCGCGACACGTCGAACGGGGCCGGCACGGCGGTGTGGATCCGCCGCGCCGACGTCCTCGCCGTCGTCACCGCAGGCAACCACCCCGGGATCCACGTGCAGTGGGTGGAGGCGCTGGCACTGGGCTACCGCGTCGCCGTACGCCCCTCACGCCGCGAACCGCTGACCGCGCACCGCCTGGTCACCGCCCTGCACGCGGCGGGCTTCGGCACGGACCACGTCGTCATGCTGCCCACCGACCATGGCGTCGCCGACGACCTGGTCGACGGCGCCGACCTCGCCATGGTCTACGGCGGCGACGACGTCATCGCCAAGTACCGCGGCAGCACGAGCGTGCTGCCGCACGGACCGGGACGCGCCAAGATCCTCCTCACCGCCGACACCGACGTCACCCGGCACCTCGACACGATCGTCGACTCGATCAGCCGGCAGGCCGGCGCCGCGTGCGTGAACGCCACGGCCGTCTTCGTCGAAGGGGACCCCGCGCCGGTCGCCCGGGCCATCGCCGAACGCCTCGCCGCCCTCCCCTCGCTGCCGCCGGAGGACGACCGGGCCGTGCTGCCGGTCCGGCGGCTGGACGCCGCCCGGACCCTGGAGAAGTACGTGCGCTCCGAGGCCGCCGGTGCCAGGGCGTGGCTCGGCGGCGACACCATCGTCGACGAGCTCGGGGACGGCTCCGCGGTGCTGCGCCCGGCGGTGTTCCAGCTGGACCGCGCCGACGCGCCGCAGACCCGCGCGGAGATGCCGTTCCCCTGCGTGTGGGTCGCGCCGTGGACCCGCGCCGACGGCGTGGCCCCGCTGCGCGACACGGTGGTGCTCACCGCCCTGACGTCCGACCCGGAGCTCGTGGGGGAGCTGCTCGACGAGCCGACCATCCGGAGCCTCCACGTCGGCGACCACCCGACGCACGTGCTGGTCCCCGGGCTGCCGCACGACGGTTACCTGGGGGAGTTCCTGATGCGCTGCAAGACGTTCACACCCGCCTCGGCGTCCACCGCGCCGGTGGCGTCCGCTTCGTCCGCGACACCGGGGGCGGGGCGGTAG